A genomic stretch from Alosa sapidissima isolate fAloSap1 chromosome 3, fAloSap1.pri, whole genome shotgun sequence includes:
- the LOC121705941 gene encoding piggyBac transposable element-derived protein 4-like, translated as MEESFNFNWDSDSDEEFFGFGEEDLEGVLCGPGEDEEGVEEGGAAGNFTEAGDFTGCGEGDAPREWLDVTGKTVATEGERKRSDGRIPFVHTNPRPGPQRVWDCSDPYLFFKAFFSDCVIDLMVAETNRYAEALASTELASHSRLRDYKPTDRSEMEAFLAIQISMGLTRKPQIADYWSTQSSLGLTPNFARVMTRNRFQLLSSCIHFNDNSLRLERGQPGYDPLFKIRPLMDLVLKSFQSEYYPHEHLSIDESMVSFRGRVFFRQYVPNKRHRFGLKNFVLSDATSNYTYLWHVYTGGAFNYDRCLGIGHSSVVGLLREAKLLGKGHSLYTDSYYTSPALFQELHRQNTGACGTVRVNRKGMPPQLHGLKLRPSDPPVFFEKRPLLTASFRDAGTVTVLSTVHDNLVITKRVRSKGPDGYRTLRKPKSVEDYNRFMGGVDRGDQLCSYYSYQHRAMKWYHRLFHHIREVALVNAYILHKESGNTMQSAGFRELVVKGLLRRRQIELTPPPRPISTPLVPVRLTGRHFLGQHEKSRPDCKVCSTRKRSPDDAHRGRKQTPFFCKTCPDHPALCPTDCFEMYHTKLVYKH; from the exons AtggaggagagttttaatttcaACTGGGACAGTGACAGCGATGAGGAGTTTTTCGGATTTGGAGAGGAGGACTTGGAGGGGGTCCTGTGTGGTCCaggggaggacgaggagggagTCGAAGAAGGAGGAGCGGCCGGCAACTTCACCGAGGCCGGCGACTTCACTGGCTGTGGTGAGGGAGACGCCCCGCGGGAGTGGCTAGATGTGACAGGCAAGACGGTGGCCactgagggggagaggaagcgATCTGATGGGAGGATCCCTTTTGTACACACCAACCCACGACCTGGTCCGCAGAGAGTTTGGGATTGTAGTGATCCATACCTTTTTTTTAAAGCCTTTTTTAGCGATTGTGTCATTGATCTCATGGTGGCTGAGACAAACCGCTATGCTGAGGCGTTAGCTTCCACCGAGCTAGCGAGTCACTCTCGTTTACGTGACTATAAACCCACTGATCGCTCTGAGATGGAGGCGTTTTTGGCCATTCAGATCAGCATGGGTCTGACTAGAAAGCCTCAAATCGCTGATTACTGGAGCACCCAAAGTTCACTGGGCTTGACACCAAATTTCGCCCGTGTAATGACACGCAACCGCTTTCAGCTCTTGTCCTCCTGCATCCACTTCAATGACAACTCTCTGAGGTTGGAGAGAGGTCAGCCGGGTTATgatccactttttaaaatccGCCCACTTATGGATCTAGTCCTGAAGAGTTTTCAGAGCGAGTACTACCCCCACGAACACCTCTCCATTGATGAATCCATGGTTTCATTTCGTGGAAGGGTGTTTTTTCGTCAGTACGTGCCAAATAAAAGACACCGGTTTGGTCTGAAGAATTTTGTCCTATCAGACGCGACAAGTAATTACACGTACCTGTGGCACGTATACACTGGAGGGGCCTTCAACTACGATCGCTGTCTGGGTATTGGCCATAGTTCAGTTGTTGGCTTGCTAAGGGAAGCCAAGCTTTTGGGGAAGGGACACAGTCTCTATACTGACAGCTACTACACCTCACCCGCTCTTTTCCAAGAGCTCCACCGGCAAAACACCGGCGCGTGTGGAACTGTTCGTGTGAACAGGAAAGGCATGCCCCCTCAACTCCATGGTCTGAAACTGCGGCCTTCAGATCCCCCTGTGTTTTTTGAAAAACGTCCACTTTTAACTGCGTCTTTTCGTGATGCTGGCACAGTCACCGTCCTCTCCACAGTGCACGACAATCTCGTTATCACCAAACGAGTGCGTAGCAAGGGGCCTGATGGCTACAGAACTTTGCGCAAGCCAAAGAGCGTGGAGGACTACAACCGCTTCATGGGAGGGGTAGATCGCGGAGACCAGCTATGCTCCTATTACAGCTACCAACACCGTGCAATGAAGTGGTACCATCGGTTGTTCCATCATATCCGAGAGGTCGCACTTGTGAATGCCTACATCTTGCACAAAGAAAGTGGCAATACAATGCAGTCGGCTGGATTCCGCGAGCTTGTGGTGAAGGGGCTACTGAGACGGAGGCAAATTGAGCTCACTCCTCCTCCCAGGCCAATCAGCACACCGTTAGTGCCCGTGCGTCTCACTGGTCGACACTTTCTCGGACAACACGAGAAATCGCGTCCGGACTGCAAAGTCTGTTCCACGCGGAAGCGCAGTCCAGATGACGCACATAGAGGGAGGAAGCAGACACCTTTCTTCTGCAAGACCTGTCCAGACCAccctgcactgtgccccactgacTGCTTTGAGATGTACCATACAAAGCTTGTGTACAAACACTG a